In Zalophus californianus isolate mZalCal1 chromosome 17, mZalCal1.pri.v2, whole genome shotgun sequence, one DNA window encodes the following:
- the LOC113935623 gene encoding 40S ribosomal protein S4, X isoform-like isoform X1, with protein MRVCGLDEAEGDHGLQLQRKGHQKGVRYLSGSIKGLVLISKADVISLLEQWLVERLAIRDLNRAMPRGPKKHLKRVAAPKHWMLDKLTGVFAPRPSTGPHKLRECLPLIIFLRNRLKYALTGDEVKKICMQRFIKIDGKVRTDITYPAGFMDVISIDKTGENFRLIYDTKGRFAVHRITPEEAKYKLCKVRKIFVGTKGIPHLVTHDARTVRRPDPLIKVNDTIQIDLETGKITDFIKFDTGNLCMVTGGANLGRIGVITNRERHPGSFDVVHVKDANGNSFATRLSNIFVIGKGNKPWISLPRGKGIRLTIAEERDKRLAAKQSSG; from the exons ATGCGCGTTTGTGGCCTTGACGAAGCCGAGGGCGA CCATGGACTCCAGCTGCAGAGAAAAGGTCACCAAAAGGGAGTCAGATATTTGAGTGGTAGTATAAAG GGTTTAGTATTAATTTCCAAGGCAGATGTGATTTCCTTGTTGGAGCAATGGCTGGTGGAGAGACTGGCAATAAGAGATCTGAACCGAG CCATGCCTCGTGGTCCCAAGAAGCATCTGAAGCGTGTAGCAGCTCCAAAGCATTGGATGCTGGATAAACTGACTGGTGTGTTTGCTCCTCGCCCATCTACTGGTCCCCATAAGCTGAGAGAATGTCTCCCTCTCATCATTTTCCTAAGGAACAGACTTAAGTATGCCCTCACAGGAGACGAAGTAAAGAAGATCTGTATGCAACGTTTTATTAAGATTGATGGCAAGGTCCGAACTGATATAACCTACCCTGCTGGTTTTATGGATGTCATCAGCATTGACAAGACCGGGGAGAATTTCCGTCTGATCTATGACACCAAGGGTCGCTTTGCTGTTCATCGGATTACACCTGAGGAGGCCAAGTATAAGTTGTGCAAAGTGAGAAAGATCTTTGTGGGGACAAAAGGAATCCCTCATCTGGTGACTCATGATGCACGCACCGTCCGCCGTCCTGATCCCCTCATCAAGGTGAATGATACCATTCAGATTGATTTGGAGACTGGGAAGATTACTGATTTCATCAAGTTTGATACTGGTAACCTGTGTATGGTGACTGGGGGTGCCAACCTGGGAAGAATTGGTGTGATcaccaacagagagagacaccctgGTTCGTTTGATGTGGTTCATGTGAAAGATGCCAATGGCAACAGCTTTGCCACCCGACTCtccaacatttttgttattggcAAAGGCAACAAACCCTGGATTTCTCTTCCCCGTGGAAAGGGTATCCGCCTCACCATCGctgaagagagagacaagagactgGCTGCCAAACAGAGCAGCGGGTAA
- the LOC113935623 gene encoding 40S ribosomal protein S4, X isoform-like isoform X2: MCGDVAVTGFSINFQGRCDFLVGAMAGGETGNKRSEPSAAMPRGPKKHLKRVAAPKHWMLDKLTGVFAPRPSTGPHKLRECLPLIIFLRNRLKYALTGDEVKKICMQRFIKIDGKVRTDITYPAGFMDVISIDKTGENFRLIYDTKGRFAVHRITPEEAKYKLCKVRKIFVGTKGIPHLVTHDARTVRRPDPLIKVNDTIQIDLETGKITDFIKFDTGNLCMVTGGANLGRIGVITNRERHPGSFDVVHVKDANGNSFATRLSNIFVIGKGNKPWISLPRGKGIRLTIAEERDKRLAAKQSSG, translated from the exons ATGTGCGGTGATGTGGCTGTGACAG GGTTTAGTATTAATTTCCAAGGCAGATGTGATTTCCTTGTTGGAGCAATGGCTGGTGGAGAGACTGGCAATAAGAGATCTGAACCGAG CGCAGCCATGCCTCGTGGTCCCAAGAAGCATCTGAAGCGTGTAGCAGCTCCAAAGCATTGGATGCTGGATAAACTGACTGGTGTGTTTGCTCCTCGCCCATCTACTGGTCCCCATAAGCTGAGAGAATGTCTCCCTCTCATCATTTTCCTAAGGAACAGACTTAAGTATGCCCTCACAGGAGACGAAGTAAAGAAGATCTGTATGCAACGTTTTATTAAGATTGATGGCAAGGTCCGAACTGATATAACCTACCCTGCTGGTTTTATGGATGTCATCAGCATTGACAAGACCGGGGAGAATTTCCGTCTGATCTATGACACCAAGGGTCGCTTTGCTGTTCATCGGATTACACCTGAGGAGGCCAAGTATAAGTTGTGCAAAGTGAGAAAGATCTTTGTGGGGACAAAAGGAATCCCTCATCTGGTGACTCATGATGCACGCACCGTCCGCCGTCCTGATCCCCTCATCAAGGTGAATGATACCATTCAGATTGATTTGGAGACTGGGAAGATTACTGATTTCATCAAGTTTGATACTGGTAACCTGTGTATGGTGACTGGGGGTGCCAACCTGGGAAGAATTGGTGTGATcaccaacagagagagacaccctgGTTCGTTTGATGTGGTTCATGTGAAAGATGCCAATGGCAACAGCTTTGCCACCCGACTCtccaacatttttgttattggcAAAGGCAACAAACCCTGGATTTCTCTTCCCCGTGGAAAGGGTATCCGCCTCACCATCGctgaagagagagacaagagactgGCTGCCAAACAGAGCAGCGGGTAA
- the LOC113935623 gene encoding 40S ribosomal protein S4, X isoform-like isoform X4 has protein sequence MKPSSSAAMPRGPKKHLKRVAAPKHWMLDKLTGVFAPRPSTGPHKLRECLPLIIFLRNRLKYALTGDEVKKICMQRFIKIDGKVRTDITYPAGFMDVISIDKTGENFRLIYDTKGRFAVHRITPEEAKYKLCKVRKIFVGTKGIPHLVTHDARTVRRPDPLIKVNDTIQIDLETGKITDFIKFDTGNLCMVTGGANLGRIGVITNRERHPGSFDVVHVKDANGNSFATRLSNIFVIGKGNKPWISLPRGKGIRLTIAEERDKRLAAKQSSG, from the exons ATGAAACCAAGCTCAAG CGCAGCCATGCCTCGTGGTCCCAAGAAGCATCTGAAGCGTGTAGCAGCTCCAAAGCATTGGATGCTGGATAAACTGACTGGTGTGTTTGCTCCTCGCCCATCTACTGGTCCCCATAAGCTGAGAGAATGTCTCCCTCTCATCATTTTCCTAAGGAACAGACTTAAGTATGCCCTCACAGGAGACGAAGTAAAGAAGATCTGTATGCAACGTTTTATTAAGATTGATGGCAAGGTCCGAACTGATATAACCTACCCTGCTGGTTTTATGGATGTCATCAGCATTGACAAGACCGGGGAGAATTTCCGTCTGATCTATGACACCAAGGGTCGCTTTGCTGTTCATCGGATTACACCTGAGGAGGCCAAGTATAAGTTGTGCAAAGTGAGAAAGATCTTTGTGGGGACAAAAGGAATCCCTCATCTGGTGACTCATGATGCACGCACCGTCCGCCGTCCTGATCCCCTCATCAAGGTGAATGATACCATTCAGATTGATTTGGAGACTGGGAAGATTACTGATTTCATCAAGTTTGATACTGGTAACCTGTGTATGGTGACTGGGGGTGCCAACCTGGGAAGAATTGGTGTGATcaccaacagagagagacaccctgGTTCGTTTGATGTGGTTCATGTGAAAGATGCCAATGGCAACAGCTTTGCCACCCGACTCtccaacatttttgttattggcAAAGGCAACAAACCCTGGATTTCTCTTCCCCGTGGAAAGGGTATCCGCCTCACCATCGctgaagagagagacaagagactgGCTGCCAAACAGAGCAGCGGGTAA
- the LOC113935623 gene encoding 40S ribosomal protein S4, X isoform-like isoform X3 — protein MAGGETGNKRSEPSAAMPRGPKKHLKRVAAPKHWMLDKLTGVFAPRPSTGPHKLRECLPLIIFLRNRLKYALTGDEVKKICMQRFIKIDGKVRTDITYPAGFMDVISIDKTGENFRLIYDTKGRFAVHRITPEEAKYKLCKVRKIFVGTKGIPHLVTHDARTVRRPDPLIKVNDTIQIDLETGKITDFIKFDTGNLCMVTGGANLGRIGVITNRERHPGSFDVVHVKDANGNSFATRLSNIFVIGKGNKPWISLPRGKGIRLTIAEERDKRLAAKQSSG, from the exons ATGGCTGGTGGAGAGACTGGCAATAAGAGATCTGAACCGAG CGCAGCCATGCCTCGTGGTCCCAAGAAGCATCTGAAGCGTGTAGCAGCTCCAAAGCATTGGATGCTGGATAAACTGACTGGTGTGTTTGCTCCTCGCCCATCTACTGGTCCCCATAAGCTGAGAGAATGTCTCCCTCTCATCATTTTCCTAAGGAACAGACTTAAGTATGCCCTCACAGGAGACGAAGTAAAGAAGATCTGTATGCAACGTTTTATTAAGATTGATGGCAAGGTCCGAACTGATATAACCTACCCTGCTGGTTTTATGGATGTCATCAGCATTGACAAGACCGGGGAGAATTTCCGTCTGATCTATGACACCAAGGGTCGCTTTGCTGTTCATCGGATTACACCTGAGGAGGCCAAGTATAAGTTGTGCAAAGTGAGAAAGATCTTTGTGGGGACAAAAGGAATCCCTCATCTGGTGACTCATGATGCACGCACCGTCCGCCGTCCTGATCCCCTCATCAAGGTGAATGATACCATTCAGATTGATTTGGAGACTGGGAAGATTACTGATTTCATCAAGTTTGATACTGGTAACCTGTGTATGGTGACTGGGGGTGCCAACCTGGGAAGAATTGGTGTGATcaccaacagagagagacaccctgGTTCGTTTGATGTGGTTCATGTGAAAGATGCCAATGGCAACAGCTTTGCCACCCGACTCtccaacatttttgttattggcAAAGGCAACAAACCCTGGATTTCTCTTCCCCGTGGAAAGGGTATCCGCCTCACCATCGctgaagagagagacaagagactgGCTGCCAAACAGAGCAGCGGGTAA
- the LOC113935623 gene encoding 40S ribosomal protein S4, X isoform-like isoform X5 → MPRGPKKHLKRVAAPKHWMLDKLTGVFAPRPSTGPHKLRECLPLIIFLRNRLKYALTGDEVKKICMQRFIKIDGKVRTDITYPAGFMDVISIDKTGENFRLIYDTKGRFAVHRITPEEAKYKLCKVRKIFVGTKGIPHLVTHDARTVRRPDPLIKVNDTIQIDLETGKITDFIKFDTGNLCMVTGGANLGRIGVITNRERHPGSFDVVHVKDANGNSFATRLSNIFVIGKGNKPWISLPRGKGIRLTIAEERDKRLAAKQSSG, encoded by the coding sequence ATGCCTCGTGGTCCCAAGAAGCATCTGAAGCGTGTAGCAGCTCCAAAGCATTGGATGCTGGATAAACTGACTGGTGTGTTTGCTCCTCGCCCATCTACTGGTCCCCATAAGCTGAGAGAATGTCTCCCTCTCATCATTTTCCTAAGGAACAGACTTAAGTATGCCCTCACAGGAGACGAAGTAAAGAAGATCTGTATGCAACGTTTTATTAAGATTGATGGCAAGGTCCGAACTGATATAACCTACCCTGCTGGTTTTATGGATGTCATCAGCATTGACAAGACCGGGGAGAATTTCCGTCTGATCTATGACACCAAGGGTCGCTTTGCTGTTCATCGGATTACACCTGAGGAGGCCAAGTATAAGTTGTGCAAAGTGAGAAAGATCTTTGTGGGGACAAAAGGAATCCCTCATCTGGTGACTCATGATGCACGCACCGTCCGCCGTCCTGATCCCCTCATCAAGGTGAATGATACCATTCAGATTGATTTGGAGACTGGGAAGATTACTGATTTCATCAAGTTTGATACTGGTAACCTGTGTATGGTGACTGGGGGTGCCAACCTGGGAAGAATTGGTGTGATcaccaacagagagagacaccctgGTTCGTTTGATGTGGTTCATGTGAAAGATGCCAATGGCAACAGCTTTGCCACCCGACTCtccaacatttttgttattggcAAAGGCAACAAACCCTGGATTTCTCTTCCCCGTGGAAAGGGTATCCGCCTCACCATCGctgaagagagagacaagagactgGCTGCCAAACAGAGCAGCGGGTAA